In the genome of Mercurialis annua linkage group LG8, ddMerAnnu1.2, whole genome shotgun sequence, the window TGTTGTTCCAGGGTTGGTTGCCAGTAGTTCTTCTCTGTAATCCCACAGCAAACCATACTCCTCCAGATAATCACCTTCTAACTCTTCTAGCAGAATTCTCTTCACCCTCTTGCATTTGATGTCAGTCACATCAATCTTCAACTCCCTCATTGCCCTTGCTTTTAACTCCTTGGACTTCAAGTGGCTGAAACTTGGCTTTGTAGTTTTCCCTAAGCTTGTTTCTTGCTTGGATCAGTTCTTCATCCCCCACATCTGAGAAATAATCCATCTCATTTGTATAGTCAAAATCCTCCTCACCACTGCTCAGCTGTTCCTCATCATCCACATTATGAGTGATTTCTCTTCTTTCACATAGATGTGCCCACTTTGAAACCTTCCTCTTCCCCTTGTCAGTAATTGCAGTCTTGCTCCTAGCTGCAGTCTTCTGCTTTTTCTTcctcttattattttttggggCTTCTGCAGGTTTCTGCATACCCTCATTTGGTGCTCCACTGCCTGTTGCAGCTCTCTGCAATCCTTCTTCACTCACCACCTCATTTGTAAAGTTCTCAAGCCACTCCATATCAAACATGTGGGCAGCTTCCCCAGCCATGTTATCTTCCCAAGTAGCCCAATCTTCTACTAAACCTTCAACTTGCTCCTCAGGTACTGGATCATTTAACCCTTCCTCAGCTACTGGGTCATTTAACACCCCCTCATCTACTAGATCATCTAACCCCCCCTCAGCTGCAGGTTCATTTAACCCCTCCTCCTCAAATTGATCATCTACTGGATCATTTAACCCCCCCTCAGCTGCAGGTTCATTTAACCCCTCCTCAAATTGATCATTTAACCCCTCATTTTCCCCCTCTACAATAGGATCATTTAACCCCTCCTTAACTGGATCATTTCCCCCCTCCTTAACTGGATCATTTCCCCCCTCCAAAACAGGATCAGTTCCACCCTCCAAAACAGGATCAGTTGCCCCCTCTATATCCAATCCCTCATCCCCTCTATCTGAACTGCCCTCATCCTTTCTCCATTCTAACAGCAACACCTTAGATTTAGTCTCACATAGAAACTTTGGTTGATCTATACTATGATCTAAAAACACAGCCAATGTTGCAGACCCCATCTCCTCACCCTGTCCTATCAAAGTCTTCACACATCTATCAAAATTTTCATCCAAAAGTGCTTTAACATCCTCATGCATTACACCTCCAGTTGGTAGCCAAAACATTTTAGGGATATGCCCATACCCTAAACTCCTAACTATGCCACACAACACACCATAAGTTATATCTTGAGCATCTTTAAAAGTCTGCCTATAATACTTTCCCCCACTATATCTTAATTCAGGATCACATATAAATATCCCTCCATGCTTAATTTTCAGACAAACCTCTATTTTGCAATCAAACATTTCCATCATTCTGCCATCAAAGAAATCATACCAAAACAttaaaccaaacaaaactaACATACACACAGACAGCAACAACCCAACATTCAACCTTTTCTTAAAGTGGAAAACACACAGCATTTCAAAACCAgacagaaaatcaaaaaaaaattaacctaaaCATACAACAACATAGAAACAGCAAACATGCCAAAATCCAATAATCACATATCAGATAACATATTAAACACCAAAAACAGACAACTGATGAAACAACCCCATTACAACAAAAAATCATGGAAAAAAAAACCACCCATTAATAACAATGCAAGAGGGTATTCAAGTTCAGAAACTACATACCTACGAAATTCATCCGACACCATTTTTGCCGGTTCCACCAGAATGACGTGTGCTCAAAAAAATCCAATGCCTCCATGCTACTGACGATATCAAGACAGGATCAAGCAAATTACACTTCAAAATGGTCGAAGTCAGAAGAGTAAGGCTTTAATTTGAAGGAATtgaaaaccctaaatttttCTCACAACAGTTGAACGTTGGAGAAGACGAAGACGAAGGAAAAtcagaagaaaagaaagaaaagaaaataacgggaaaataattaattgtgtCTTAATTTTGGCGGTTGGAagattaattagatttaatctTGCATGTTTTCAGCCACGTGGCATCACCAGGGGCCCCAGAAATAATTCACTCTCTTTTATCAGCGAGTGAATCACAAACGAGCGAGGAGGGGGTGTTTTGAACCGGTTtggacaagttcagggtaaaagtgatcctgtttcgctaatttggacgttttggATACTTTATGCCAACTTCAGGGGGCAAAATGATCCTTCGTTCAAAGAGAAATCCATGCAttctttcatcatttttttttccacGTACTGTTGCCCATCCTTTATGGTTTTATTAATTGGGCTATTCATTAATTGGGCTAATTCTTATTTAGTCTTGGCCATAATTGTGCGTGATTCAATATTAGAAAATTTATCAACATCTGCTCTTTCATTCAATTTTTCAGCAGCACGCAACTTAGTTATTTCCATATTTTTAGGTCTTTTTAATACCGATTTAAACCCTAATTCATACAACATATTCtttaaaccctagccgtcattatACCCTGGAATCTCCTGAAGAAAACGTAGTAAATCCTCTTCAAAAATCTGCCGTTCAGTAAGTTTCCTTAGGCTTGAATATTTCAGTTTTGCTTAATATCGACACCTTAGTTCGTAAGTGATAACTCTCTCGTTTTAGCTCCAAATTTCGTTCCGTTTGATTcctgagattgtagactcagcCATCTACAAGTCCGAGCTTAGTTTTCACACAACGGTACGTTATCTTTCTCGTAATTGCTGTAACCGTTGCCGCGTTTATGAAATTctgtttttgagttttaaatcgACCTCTTGGGATTTCaattcgtttggcagccgttcggaggtcgaaatcaattccgttcattccccgtgaaagtagactcacgcctctacgttTCAACAATTTCCTcttgtcaaacggtacgtaaacgaacccgtatcaATCGTCGCCGTTTTACCGCTTTTAATAGTTCTTAACTGTGAGTGTTAATTGGTTGTTGCCGATGGGTTTTTACTCTTTGATCTTGATAATTTGGATACTCTATTGACTATAATTCCTTGGTTACGGGTTGTTAATCATTAAGCCTTAACTTGTGATTGTCGTCGTCGTCTCTTAGTGTTTATGTGTTATTGATTTTCGATGGTTTTAAAGTTATTATCAATCGTTTCTTTTAGTTCGGCTCCTATCTTTTTTGCGATGGCATGATTGAGGTGATGTTCTTCATTGCTTGATTTTGTATTCTTGGTGGTTATTTGTTAACTGGGTTGATTTTGGAAGCTTTGAATTCATGATTGTTTGATATTGAAGTTTCTGGGTTGTGTGTTGAAAATGGCGGGATAGTGTTTGAAttaaagaagaaggagaaagtGATAAGTTAGTTCCAGTGGCTTTCTTAGCATTCATAATCATATTTTGTTGGGTTATTAATATTAGAAGATatgattaaattttgaattgttGGTTATGAGAGGTTGGTGGGTTTCGTATCTGCTACAatgaaattgttttgtttcaaatGATTGCAAATGGTGGCTAAAAGGCAAGAATGATCCttaagtgattttgttttaaaccTATTGATTCTTTAAGTTAAATATTATCTATGggttatttgattttgattttgattttaacttggggatttcattttaaatagaaagttttgataatatttttaaaatctaaaaataatatctggttcatttataattaaattaataataattattattaatataaatgacAAAATGGATATTATTATTTCGAGATTTTGGCTTAGAGTTccaatttgattaaatttttaattttgcttttaattgtttattaaattattttagtaaagtaaattgccggtaatatttaattacttgagtttcaagctattgagttctattttgatattaattaatattttatttaatattaattataaactgtggtttataaactctggaatattagttgggtcggtttggatttgggtcaccgacatgtgggtttagcttggtagttttgaaaaactcggctaacccactatttgaggaattgattttatttatcaattaagtattattttaataatattttcggattggatttaagtgcgaactcaatagtcttgaattaatttacggcattacaatttatttgagaattgtgtttctctgtgatttatctggttattaattgtgctagtcctatgtggtgtctagtgatcttagagttaggggtcgtacggattttaacctatttattattttagacccgtcgactgctcgagTTTCGGAGTCTACgaagggttagctgtttgccaagatcacgtggataagcaagcagtgagtttgtagtgttatttaccgctttattaagtaccgcatcgtattttaatattataaatgtttgtgaactgtttttacggattatggaactggattgaaacgggctactcgataggcttgtatcgagactgtgtgcaccggtaagtactctgggaaacggcagactaaagtcttgcttacgctggtatatttatatgacgaggatttgttcccgtccactctgggtctatcggtatgctatgtcatacttacgctgggatcttttcaatactgttttccataatcatactatattagtataaactgttttgatttaagggttttaaacttaataaatgtaaatagtattgcgaactcatctcagtagatctgaccccgttgttttcccaaatttttcccaggtttatgatttgaaaggtggtccactccgattcttttgattcctcggaagttttattgttattaaactagtttctgttttcaaactcttagaccgcagtagaactagtttatatattacgtTTGTTATTACATTGAGATTGTCGATTagaccgattatttattattagcatgtttacactggaatattttattattatatttaaggcatgctgtggaatatttcagatacttaaattatttatattagaactgtaatataaagtgctagacctaggttggagtctcgattgccccgagcagttttctgcaggtttaaatggttaattgatttccgcaaggcttgctacgggttttggtacaaccatacccataccctagcgccggtaacgattcatgaaattgggtcgtgacagagagttaattaaaaaatataaaataacgaTTTTACGTCAGAAAAATCGGAAAAATTGTTGCGGAATGTTGATACTCGTTATCCGACGAATTGTAatcgttatccgtcattttaatcGACGTATTCAAATGTGAttgagatttgtttttaaaagaaaggataaaaaagtatttttaggGGCGGTGCAAGTATTTAGGGAAGGCGAATAGTACAACTTTTTTTATCAGAGATATGATGAGTATGATATAGCAAAGGGGGCTAAACAAGCAATTAGAAAATCTAGAATAtgtcaattattattttttgttgttcTTTATAGGCTTAACCCATCTAAAGGCccttgtactttacactttttttttgtaGGTCCTCatacttcatttttatattatctgaTCCTTCTACttatctatttttgattttcaggtcctttttgagttttttccagttcCTCTACTTACAAATGTTTTTTCCTCTAGTCCctatacttacaatttttttttcctccagtcacacaaaatgactggaaaaaactcaaaaaggacctgaaaaatataaataggtaagtagagggatcagataatacgaaaatgaagtataaggatcCATGGGAAAAAAAGTGTAATGTATAGGGGCCTCTAGATAGGTTTGGCCTTCTTTATATACAACCtaccaaaccaaaaaatttcagttaaattttatattttgtgatTACAAACACCgctataaaaattgaaaattttagttataattaattCAATTCGAACCGAACAATGCAATTTATACCATAAACTAACGAGACAAAATTATGGCTAAAGTTACGATAAAAAGATATCATTATTAGAGTTTAGGTAtttcaaatttcatattttaatgtttgaattttatttttctctatcagcaatttaatttttaaaaaatatatccaaTGTTTGTATCAAATTTCCAATTTCCGACGGATGCAATTTAGCTAGCACATCAATCGCCAAAAATGGCTAAGTacacttatttaatatttttaaaaaactaaaccactgatatctataaaattaaaatatatatatcaaaatagaagatttaaaaaagttcagacactattaatataatttatcttttaaaatttaaattcaaacaagATGAGAAAAACtctaaattacaaaaagaatatTCCCAACAGAACTTCTACATATTCCTCCTTCCAAACACTCCCTTTCCTTTCAACTCTAGTAACCTAAAATCAAATCAACCAATTAGATTGCAAAGCTTCTAGTCAAAGTCAATAAGCCAGCCGACTTATTTTTAAAGTACAACAAATCAACGACTAAGATTACTTCAAGAATTGGTAACCCTATGTATGTAATATACACAGCATAATTCCACTAAAACGATGCCGTTTAATCTTTGCTTTCTCCTTAAGCACACAGATTCATAAACAgctcaaatttttttaaaaaatagactaATTTTTGAATAATTCTCCAAAAAGGATAAGGATTTGTAAGTGGGTATTTGTTGGTTCATCAATTAGTCAAATAAAGTTTGTTTCtttataagaataaaaaaatttaaatttgtttaaatgATTCAATTTTGAAGcaaatttttttgaagaaaaaataaaattttagagagagaTGCAGACAGAGGCAAGAGTAGGAGTGGTGTTACAGCAAAAACAGCAATTTAAACAGTCACAGATCGGAACTGTTTCTCAGTTACTGGCCGGTGGCATTGCCGGTGCTCTGAGTAAGACTTGTACTGCTCCCCTTGCTCGGCTGACTATTCTTTTTcaggtttgttttttttaaaagacttTCCATTTATGCCCTTTTCAGTTATTTAAATGAATGTTTTTGCTAGCTAAGTTAAGTTTTGGGTTGATTGGTGTAGTTTTGGTGGTGTTAGGTTGTTATAGTGTTGGTGTTAATTGGGGTTTGTTttgattgtttgtttttttatgtagtttggtttgatttgtgtGAAAGGTTTtgtctttggttgtgttttttGGTTACCTAatgctaggtagcacggacatgGATATGGGAAACGGCGAAACAATgttgttttaaggttttctatgttAATAATTGAAATTCCGTGTCGGAAACGCCAAATTTCTGACATGTTTCCGAAACGGTGCACGTTggttgaatgaagtgtccgtgctaccagTTAGATTCAGGAGATTATTGATGGTTTTGTGTCTTGTTTATAAGACCATTTGAAACAAGTTCACTCCTTATTTGAGTAGAAGTGGCGATATATTTTGTATTTCTACCTATTTTGTTTCTTTGTTTTGCAGATGGCCATATGCTAATTCCTGAATGCATAGCTTTTGCAGGAGTTGGCTATGGATGAATATGAATGAATCCAAACTCGCACAAGAAATTCTTGCATTTTTATGCTTAACGTTACGTTTTGCTGAGTCACATGCATTTCTATGCTGAAGTTCTTCTATGGATAGAAGAACTCTTCTGATACAATGCATTTGTTTCCATTTATTTTATGTATGAATTTATCCTTATAGGTGCAAGGCATGCACTCTGATGTTGCAACATTAAAGAAAGCTAGCATATGGCATGAGGCTTCTCGAATAATTAGAGAGGAAGGATTTAGAGCGTTCTGGAAGGGGAATCTTGTCACCATTGCTCATAGGCTGCCTTACTCATCTGTCAACTTTTATGCATACGAGCATTATAAAAAGGTCTGTCATCAAATTGCATGGATGAAAATTGACATGCAGTTTACTTGAATTGATTATTAATATAGAATCCATATGTTTTTTAAATGCCTGAATTGTGTTTTTTGATGTGATGAATTCTTTTCAGTTGTTGCATACAATACCTGGCCTGGAAAGTCATAGGGTAAACATGGGTGGGAATGTCGTTGTCCATTTCGTAGGTGGTGGTTTGGCAGGAATAACAGCAGCATCTACTACATATCCGTTGGATCTCGTACGAACACGTCTTGCTGCTCAGGTAAATTCTTTCTAAACAACCATTTTATGAACATCCCTGTATTGATTATCAGGTATATTTAGGTTGCTATCTTGTCCATTGGCATATTTGGGGAAAAGTTACCACTAGTTTTTTTTTCACATTAGAGGAAACTCTTTCGCCCTTACTCCTATACATGAGCAGCTCCTGAGCTTAAATAATGTTCTGTTAAATGGGCAGTTATGATGGGAAAAAAACTTATTGCTGCCACTGCCACTGAGCCTTGGTTTGGAGGTTTTTTGGAGTTTTTGCATGCCCACAATTCAGTGAACTTGATTGTTCACTGCTTAGTAATTTTTAAGGGTCTTTCTATTGGTTTAAAACTAACGATTAAATACACGAGAGCCGAAGTCTAGCAGATTTTGATCACACTAGGTCCTAACGAGGTGTACATCATCTCACAAACCCCTAAAACAAGATTTTTAGAGGTTACtgttttttcacttttttgccGGCTGGTTTATTCCAAGCACAAACTATGACAGATTTTACtgtgtatttattttatatgatgGATTTTTCGTTAGTGTTGCTTTTTAACAGGGTTGCGCTTACTTCATACTTTGTAACAAATTATCTGCTTCTTTTTTATGATAGAACtacttttgttgttttttactTTCCCAACGGGATTCTGATGGAAAATGCTATATTACCAAATGGACTTAGTTATGTTCAGGCGCTGCGTATATTTTGTTTCGCCATTCCGAGCTTCCAGTTCTCGCTATCAATCATTTATGGCGTGCTCTTTGCTTCTTTTTAACTGCTTGTTTCCTACTCCACAGACAAATGTGATCTACTACAAAGGTATTTTTCATGCATTACAAACGATAACCACGGAGGAGGGTGTTTTTGGGCTCTACAAGGGTCTTGGAGCCACACTCCTGGTATATTTCTATGGTTAGGTTTAGTATCTATTCTATACTATTCACGCTATGGTGGATTTTTATAAAGTTCAATTTGATATGAATGCAGGGTGTTGGACCCAATATAGCTATCGGCTTTTCAGTGTATGAGACGCTACGATCTTTTTGGCAATCACACAGGTAATTACTACACGAGTTGGTTTGATGTAGTATCGTATTCTTAGACCTTCTCAAAGTGCTGTGCCTACATCCTTGTTTCAGCTGTAATCTTTtagttttctacttcatttcaGGCCACATGATTCTCCTGTCGCGATGAGTTTGGCTTGTGGAAGTTTGTCCGGCATTGCATCGTCAACAGGTGGGTAACCTAAAACATTCTAAGCTGAATAATTATCACAAATTTTGAGCTAGAGATTGCTCTTTAACTGTCACCTTATAAATGCGTAGCTGTCTTTACTTTGTCTTTTTGTCATATCAATTCTGCTTGTATGTTCCCGTGAGACAACAACATGAGATGTTAAGACAGTAGCACACTCGACAAAGAACTTCACTGGCTCTATATAAATTAGCAGATAACAGTGTTTGGTTTGGTGAAAAAATATTCTTCTTAAAAGTTAACGCATAATCAAATAGTTAATTCTTCTAGCTGTTTATTATGCTTTTGATGCAGAGAAGCAGGGTGTCGTCCAAGCTCTGTATTAAGTTTCTAACCAGACAGGACCCTAGAGCAGAGACCAGACAGGAGTTATTTATATCATGCATTTGGCAATTTTAGTAAGAAAATCAAGGAGAAAATTACTTTATTATCTATTTAAGAATCTTTCTTTCACGTTAAATAACCTAATGTCTACAACATATTCTTTAACTCGTCTCCCAAGCATTGCAGTTGTTTCTATAATAGGTGGTACTACTATCAGGTGAACTATTACAATTCTCCCAGTTGTCAGATGTGAGAGGCGTCCTCTTTGGTGAGGTACGCTTCTCAATTGGGTTTCCTTTGGTAGTTGCATCATGGATATTGGAATCCTTCAGACAATGCAGTTGTTGAAGGTGCTATCCATTTGATTCAATCAGATGGGGCCGGTTCACTGCCCCCTTTCTAATTTATCAACGACTTCAGctgttttaaaatgaaaaaacgtgaaAAAACCGTTAATATTGaactttctttttcatttaaactAGCTTTCAATCCTAGTTGAGTATAATGTTCCGTGTTAAAAATAATACAACTCTAAGAATTACGAGATATATCTCGACTCCTGGCAGCTGCTATAGGTCCTTTTGGTGAGCTAAAGCTTGGTACGTTAGCTTGTTTTAAGTTGTATATAAGTTATAGTTTTGATAATCGTTATTGCCTCTTATTTTTCAATAAGCTGCTAAATGGTAGACTCCGTCATGGTGGCATCTTAGCAACTGATGGTGAACCTGAATTTCATTGTACATTATTGTGTTTTCTGACTTATTGCTAATCAGAAATTGCTGGTGCATTTGTATCAACTAGCTCCACATGTCCACATAAATCCAGTGCACTTAAAAACGCATATCATTACTTCTGCGTGCAGACTGACATTACTTTTTTTTGCATCTGCAGCTACATTTCCTCTTGACCTTGTGAGGCGAAGAAAGCAATTGGAAGGAGTAGGTGGACGAGCTCGTGTATACACAACCAGTCTTTTCGGCACATTTAAGTATATAATGCAGACCGAGGGCTTTCGGGGTCTATATAGAGGCATCTTGCCAGAATACTACAAAGTAGTTCCCGGTGTAGGCATTTGTTTTATGACCTATGAGACTCTGAAAATATGTTTATCAGATGTTACTGCTAAACTGTAATCTGACGTGATGATATAATTGACGTGAGGATCTACTGGAGCCTGGAGGAGGCTGGCCTTCAACCGAAACGATCCCAGGGCTGAACAATTTCCCTTTAGTATTATTGATTGTACTCCATTTGTTTTCTCATGGTGGTTAAATTTGTAATGCTACTATGAGAGTTATATATTTTAGTGTagatcaagaaaaaaaaattagaattatacTCTTCACACAAGAAAAAGCAATACCAGTTGTGACCCATGTCTCTTAACACCTGAGTTTTATATATAGAGAGAAGATATTCACTTTCAACTTCAGTGGCAGAGTTAAAATAATTCAGGTTCACTCTATCCTTTTCATTCTCTAACTCTCGTTTCTGTCATGTTTTTGAACTATCGTCTCTTTTTCCAAACTCtccttaaactttaatttatatatcaaatgtACTTGAATTCTTATATGATAACTTGGTTATTGTCCCTTGTTTCCGTTAATTTAACGAAAACAGCGCAAGAGGAACATCAAGAACAACCAAGTcattaaataaaagttaaaagacaATTGAGGTACGAATAAAAGTTTGGGAATGGTGGGGTAGTTGGTTTAAATTACTCTAAACTTGGCATATATTGCCTCCTAAATTCATTATGCATATCAATTTTAATTGCCCTGCATGTTCATCTACTGTtacttaaaagaaaaatgaacaaAAGAAATATACTGAGTATTATAATTCATGAGGaattaataatctatttttatgtttattgcCCACTATCTTTATGTTTATTGCCCACTACCCTTTCCTTATTGACTATATATTGAGACGGAGATCATCGATCAATGCTGGTGTTGCGTTTGAAAATTTGCAGCTGATGCTAAACCCATCATGCTAATTATTTCCAGATTCATATGCTGAGCTTTGCTGATGGGCGTTGGCCTTACTAAGTCGATCCCATTATTCTGATGAAGTCCTAATGCCAACGAGATGCCAGTGCTTATACCGGTTTGGTAATGCCTAGCCGAGTTGTGAAAAGCTACACCCCCTCTGTTCTTGTATCTGCGTAGATATGTCAGCAGGTTCATTTCTTGAGTCTGAACATTATTATTATCTGCCTTCTGATGAAAACTGGTCTAGGATAGTTTCTCCATAGGGAAACTAACTGCCTACTTGGGATCGCGAGTACGTGCTTCTGGTGGTACTTGTGCTTGCTGTGAAGCAAGCTTATATACTTCTTCCACCTTCGGTTTTCAAATTCTAACTCCCACATTTATAAACCAGTTTGAGACCTACAAAGTTTTTGATCACATGCTATTAAATATTCAAGAAATTGATGTGGTTAAATATAGGAGTATGCAAAGAACCCATAAGATCAGCGATACCGACTAGATAAGTTAAGTTGGAACTTTTTTTACTTATAAAATCCAATTCGGTTCGAAATATAACAATAAACTTCAGTTAGTGAATAAAAATCTTTACGGATGCAAAAAGTGTTTGAATAACCATGTCTTGAGCACGGTGGCGACATGATTAGGCAATCCTGTATGAGATCTCCAAACGGGATGTTGAAGAAAACTGAAATTGAGCGTCGAATTCTGGACTAGGATGCTGCCTTGTTCATCAGCTGCCCGGAACCGAACGTTTTTGCTACCATCGTCGAAATTTATTCCTTTAAAGTAAAGTTGGTCTAGAAGGGCATTTTTCAAACAactgaaatgttttgaaacagttTTGATAGGATGGCAAATGTAGGGAGCTGCATTTCCAAGACTAGCGACAGATTCAAATGATTCAACAACTGACTGCATTTGCTGGAAATATAATTTGTATCTTCTGTATTTAAGAGAGATATCATCAGATTTGGgaagaaaatttattattatctgTATTATGCGGAAATTTATTGAGTCTTATGAATCAACATTCTGTTTCTGTTgtcaaattcataaaattatatgtattttaattttttaaaaattgattcgatgattttcattttaaaaaaatcaaaaaatctgAACTATATGTGTTTAAtacaattttctaaaaatacaatgtcatatttttatttattcaagtaattaaaatgttaaatatgtAAGAATTTGACCTATATTTACACCCTAATTTTGGAGATAATTTCTTAAAATAGAGGGGGGGGGGCAATATATAAATAAGAgtttttatatgatttaaatagtaatttgtCCTCTCAAGTTATAAGTAGACAATTAGTAAATGAATTATCTATTAGTATTTAGATACTCCGATCCATGCCTTACTAACCAACCTCACAGATTTCAGTCCATCTTTTACCGGTAATTTCACCaattatatatgattatttaaattaagaaaataattacaaagaCCCCCCATATATGTTATAATTCACGCTTTTGTCTTTTCTATTTGTAAACCAAATTATatggtcctttatttttatttgcatcaacaatttaatccttccatccatttttagtgttagttaaCCGAAATTATTTGGTCtcccatttttatttatgtCAACAATTTTGTCTCTCGCTTTTATTTCTGTTAATGGTTTCGTtctttatatttgaaaattaatttaccttTAAATCCTTTAACCcagtt includes:
- the LOC126660662 gene encoding uncharacterized protein LOC126660662 isoform X1, with the translated sequence MQTEARVGVVLQQKQQFKQSQIGTVSQLLAGGIAGALSKTCTAPLARLTILFQVQGMHSDVATLKKASIWHEASRIIREEGFRAFWKGNLVTIAHRLPYSSVNFYAYEHYKKLLHTIPGLESHRVNMGGNVVVHFVGGGLAGITAASTTYPLDLVRTRLAAQTNVIYYKGIFHALQTITTEEGVFGLYKGLGATLLGVGPNIAIGFSVYETLRSFWQSHRPHDSPVAMSLACGSLSGIASSTATFPLDLVRRRKQLEGVGGRARVYTTSLFGTFKYIMQTEGFRGLYRGILPEYYKVVPGVGICFMTYETLKICLSDVTAKL
- the LOC126660662 gene encoding uncharacterized protein LOC126660662 isoform X2, coding for MLNVQGMHSDVATLKKASIWHEASRIIREEGFRAFWKGNLVTIAHRLPYSSVNFYAYEHYKKLLHTIPGLESHRVNMGGNVVVHFVGGGLAGITAASTTYPLDLVRTRLAAQTNVIYYKGIFHALQTITTEEGVFGLYKGLGATLLGVGPNIAIGFSVYETLRSFWQSHRPHDSPVAMSLACGSLSGIASSTATFPLDLVRRRKQLEGVGGRARVYTTSLFGTFKYIMQTEGFRGLYRGILPEYYKVVPGVGICFMTYETLKICLSDVTAKL